In the Bacteroidales bacterium genome, ATTGTATTTCTCTGGCCTGTTTATTACCTTTATCCACTAATCAATAAAAGGTAATACATTTTGTCATTTTTTTTATATTGAAGTCAATGAATTTACGAAGCGGTATCAGTTCAGAGTTATTAATGCCATTGCATTCAGATACTCAAAATTCAGAAATTGAAATTGCAACAGTATAATAGGTGTATTTCTTTCGCTCTGATGAAAAAATTTGTTCAATATATTATTTCCTTTTTCTATTAATGCTATTAACTCTTAAAAGTGATATACAGCTTCAAAAATCAGTAATCGTAATTAGCTAAAAAACAAAGGTTTGTATTTCGATGAAAAAAAGTTTAAAAAAAAGTTGTAAATCCGTATTACCTTTTTTCAAAATCTGGATAATACTCGTCTGATGATCCACTACTCTGATGAAGCAATAGTTGAAGGACTAAGACTGCGTAGCGACTACATTATCAGTTTCGTTTACAGGGAATTTTTTCCATTGATAAAATACCTTGTTAACGAAAATACTGGTTCTGATGAAGACGCAGAGGATGTATTTCAAGACGGTTTGATCATTGTCTATAAGAAAATCAGTGAAAATCAACTCACGCTTACCAGTTCTTTCAAAACGTTTTTGTACTCTGTTTGCAGAAACCTTTGGCTTCAAAAGTTAAATAAGAGGAAAGCAATTTTCGATAAATTAACTGATGTAGAAGAATATCTCGATTTACCGGCTGATATTCTGAAAGAGGTTTCAAACGAGCAGGTGGAAATGCAGAGATTAGTCCAATTGCATTTCCTCTCTTTACATGAAGATTGTCAAAAAGTGTTGCGGTTATTTATGAAAGATGTTCCGTTACGCGAAATTGCAACGATCATGGGCTTTAAAACTGAGAAGTATGCAAAAACCAGGAAATACCTCTGTAAGGAAGAACTGAAGAAGAGAATTGCAAATGACCCCAGATGTCAAAAATTTTTTAGGTATGAAGAATAACTTTAAACACTCGGCTAGCGTTGAGCAGTTTCTTTCCGGCGAAATGTTGCCCGCCGAAAGAGAAAACTTTGAGCGGGAGGTTGCTTCCAATCCGGGTTTAGCTGCTGAACTCAGATTCTCCAAAGCAATTGATGATGCCCTTCTAAAGGATGATGTTATCGATTTCAGGAAAAAACTCCTTGTTACATACAGGGAAAACAAGAAGGAACAACGTGATGTTCCGGTTGTAAGACTTCAAATCAGGAAATTCTGGTATGCAGCTGCATCCTTTATTCTTCTGGCAACATTGGGCTCAACCTTGTATTTCTCCTTGCCATCAGGAAATTCTACTGATAGTCTTTTCAAACAATATTATTCTTCCGAAAACCTTGTAGATGTTACCAGGGCTGGAGATGCAAATATTGTTGAAGCAGTTATTAAATTCCAGGAAAAGGACTACCAGCTCTCAGCAAGGTTATTCCAGAAAATCCTTGAAAAAGACAACAATAATATTGCTTGCTGGTTCTACTTCGGTATCTCAAGTATTGAAACTGAAAACTTTGAACAGGCTGAAAAAGCTTTCAACCACATCATTGCCGACAATGGAAATCTCTATGTTGAACATGCTGAATGGTACCTTGGCCTGTCTTACCTGAAAAGCAATCAATTGGATAAAGCAAATCAACAGTTTGTATCGATCAGTAAAAATTCTGATAATGTTCATCAGGATGACGCAACACGACTGATTGATAAACTGAAATAAAGATAATTCTCCTCCATCACTCTGCTTAAGGTCGACGAGTTTCGTCGGCCTTTTCTTTTTTTCCCAAGATAAAAATTGAGCTATCTGATACTTCTCATAATTTTGATTTGACAGGTTCCTTCATCACCAAGGTATTTCGCAAAATAAAGCCCCGGAGAAGCGTTGTTGCCATTATTTGAAGTGCCATCCCATTCAATAGTATAGGAGGTCAGACCTCCTGAAGGGATTGAAAAACTTTTTATAATAACGCCGTTTGAATTATAAATATCTAACTGTCCTTCATGAATTCCTTGTGGAACGATGATCTGACATGTTTCATGAAAAGGATTTGGAACTGCCTTAAGCATTTCCATTCCCTCATACTCTTCTCCTCCAAAAACCATATCGTAATGGGTTCTGAATATTGTCCAATGGCCATCCCTTAATGATTCCCATAATAACTGGATTTGAAAAACACCCTGGTCAACCGAAGAGAAGAAATGCGGATTACGATCAGGTCCCTCAAATTCCGATTGATTTTCATAAAAACCTATAGTATTTGGATATCCTGTCATAATTTCATCATTACCCAATGAATCAGTTACAAAAGTGATAAATGAAGGGAATTTTGTGACAATCGGGAAATCGAACAAATCCGGAGAGTGATAATTGAATTGTGTGGATCTGTGTTCAAAAATTTCTGGCCCAAAATAATGGAGTTCGGCATACATGACTCCCAGCTTTTCCCCGGGAATTTTGTTTTGCCAAACATAGAGCCCATTGGATGCACCGAATTCATTGAAGCCCTTGCATTGTTCAATTTCACTGCTTTGTCCCTGGGAATAAAGTTCATTAGGTCCAGTGAAAAGATAATTCCCCGATTGATATTCTCTTTCGAAGTAATAAACATTGGATGAATCATCAGGAGTATCAAGATAGAGAAGGTTGGCTTCGGTTCCGGCAGGATCTGAGCCATTTGCCTCCACAAGAACCTCAGGTGGATAAAAGGAAAGGTTTGATACATTTAAGCTGGAAACCAAAATTTTACCCTGGTTTTCCCAGGTAACATATTTCCCCCATGAATTGGATATACTCAAGTTCTGATCATCACCGGGCAACATTGATAATTCCTGAGGTGCTGAGAAATTACCATCCAGGTTGTATTTCATGTAATAAATACCTTTCTGACCAGAAATATCAGATTCATAGAAGAGAATAAAAGCAGTATCCTGAATAGGCTGATAGTCAGGGATCATATACAATGGATGCCGGAAATGCACCCCTGGAGCTGAAAGCAATTCTACGGGCTCAGTGAGCATTCCATCCTCAATTCCACGGTAATAGAGGGAAGTTGATGTGGTATCTGTAGAACGTTCCCAGAATATAAGGATCTGATCATTCCAGAAATTATCCTTATAGTTGACAAGGCAGGGATTGGTGTTATCGGCAGAAGAATCTGTCAGGGCTTGCTGTGGAAGCCAGAAATAGAATTGTGCATGGACCTTTGTTAATGGCACTGCAATGAATAGACAAAGTGTAAAGACACTCTGTAAAATAATAAAACCTGTCTTTTTCATATTTTGATAGAATAAATATCAAAATTAAAAAAAACAGGTTTCTGATGCGGATAATCAGTCTGTTTATTTGAGTAATTGTTCAGAGCTGAGGAGTAGGTCAATATACTGTGCCCTTTTATAAATAAATGGATCTTTAACTTCTGATTTAGACAGCTTGCCTTTAAATTCAGATATTTTGCCAAATCCTTTTGCACTCATCCAGTTGGTAAGATCTTCAAGCATTGTAGCAATATATTCAGCTTTGTGTTTGTAGAGGGTACTAACCACCTGAACACAATCGGCACCGGCGAGAAGCATTTTTACTACATCATTCCCATTATAGATACCAGAATTGGCACAGATGGATGCAGAGATCTGCTTGTAAAGCAAACCTGAATAACGCAACGACAGGCGATAGTCTCCTTCATGGCTCAGGTTAAAAGGAGCAATGTGTTTGATTTCCTCTGTATTGATCTCAGGTTCAAACAGTTTGTTAAATATGACTACTCCTGCTGCGCCGGCTTTATCGAATCGGGAAATTGTGTGCAGAGGATTGGAATAGAATGAGCTTAATTTAACACTCACCGGAATGGTCACCTTATTCTTTACCAGTCTCATGAGTTCAACCTGGTGTTCTTCAATTCCACGGCCATCAGTTTCAAAATCTTTTGGAACATAAAAGAAGTTGAGTTCTAAGGCATCTGCACCTGCTTTTTCGAGAAGCCGGGCATATTCAACCCAGGTTTCATCCTCTAGGCAGTTCAGACTGGCAATTAATGGAATGGAAAGGTTTTCTTTTGCTTTTCTGAAATTTACAAGATGAACTTCGGCACCGGCATGTTGTAACTTCGGGTGAAGGCTGATCATTTCGGCATTCATTTCATTGAATGAACCCATTGCGTCATCCATCTGAGCGCTCTCCAGGTGGATCTGTTCTTCGAATAAGGTCTTATAAACAATTGCTGAAGCACCGGCTTCTTCCAGCTTTTTAAGCTGATGGATGTCACTTGACATACTGCTGGCACCGGCAATAATTGGGTTCTTTAACTTCAGACCCAAATATGTGGTCGAAAGGTCAGTCATTTTTATATCCTCCTGTTTATTAATAAGTTAAAATGAATTGATTTCTGGTTGATGAAAGTAATTTCAAACCCGAAAGGTAGTAATAATTTCATATGAAGGATTTGTAATACCTGAGAATTAACAATTTTTGAGGAGACAGGTTGACAAATTTTAAAGTATTGGTGGGTTAAATACTGCACAATCTAAAATCAATTTAAATAAGTCGATTTGAGTGGAATTAATCCCTTATTTCCCATTCAATAAACTTTAAATAAGTAATTTTGCACCGCAAAAAAAGAATACTTCATAAAATATTTTTCGAAGTTAACATTAAACTCTATCATATGACGAGTAAGAACAAATTCCTGACCTGCGACGGTAACTATGCAGCAGCGCATATTGCCTATATGTTTAGTGAAGTAGCAGCAATTTATCCCATCACGCCTTCATCCACTATGGCTGAATATGTTGATGAATGGTCAGCAAACGGGAAAAAGAATATTTTTGGTGAAACCGTTCGCGTTGTTGAAATGCAGAGTGAAGGCGGTGCCTCCGGAGCTGTGCATGGTTCATTACAAGCTGGTGCTTTAACCAGCACTTTCACTGCATCCCAGGGCTTACTATTAATGATACCCAACATGTATAAAATGGCTGGTGAACTATTGCCAGGTGTTTTTCATGTTTCGGCCAGAAGTCTTGCCGCACAAGCCCTTTCAATTTTTGGAGACCATAGTGATGTTTATTCTGCACGCCAGACAGGTTTCGCCATGCTGGCAACCGGTAGCGTTCAGGAAATTATGGATATTGCTGGTGTAGCACATCTTGCCTCTATTCGTTCAAGGGTTCCTTTCGTGCATTTCTTTGATGGTTTCCGCACCTCTCATGAAATTCAGAAAGTAGAATATCCTTCTACTGAAGACATGGCCAAACTGATCGATTGGAAATCATTAAAGGCATTCCGCGACAGAGCACTTAATCCGGAACATCCTGTTACCAGGGGCACTGCTCAGAATCCAGACATATATTTCCAAAGTCGGGAAGCCGCAAATCCTTTTTATATGAAGGTTCCTGATATTGTTGAAGAATATATGCAGGAAATTTCCAAAGCAACCGGTCGCGAGTATCATCCTTTCACTTATTACGGTGCTAAAGATGCTGAGAATGTGATTGTTGCTATGGGTTCAATCACTGAAACCATTAAGGAAGTTATTGATCATCTGAATGCTAAGGGAGAAAAATTGGGACTGATCAGCGTTCACCTCTATCGTCCATTCTCTCCAAAATACTTGTTCAATGTAATGCCCAAAGGGGTCAAAAGGATTTGTGTTCTTGACCGTACCAAGGAACCAGGGGCAACCGGAGATCCACTCTTCCTTGACATCAAGGAAGTATTCTATGAAAGTGAAAATCGCCCAATGATTATTGGCGGTCGCTATGGCTTAAGTTCGAAAGATACAACTCCAGCCATGATCATCTCCGTTTTCAATAACCTGAAGATGAATGAACCAAAGAATCATTTCACATTAGGGATTGTTGATGATGTAACATTTACTTCTTTACCCCAGATGCCTGAAATTGACCTGGCTGATAAAGGAACTTTCCAGGCTAAGTTCTATGGTATTGGTTCTGATGGAACTGTTGGAGCTAACAAGAATTCCATTAAAATTATCGGTGATTCCACAGATAAATATGCACAGGCTTATTTCGCATATGATTCAAAGAAATCCGGAGGGGTTACTACTTCTCACCTTCGTTTCGGAGATCATCCAATTCGTTCACCTTATCTCGTTAATACACCTGACTTTGTAGCTTGTCACGTTCCTGCTTATCTCACCAGGTACGATTTGCTCAAGGGCCTTAAAAAAGGAGGGACATTCCTTCTGAACAGTATATGGGATGGAGAAGAAACCAAGAACCGACTGCCGGATCATATGAAGAAATACCTGGCAGAAAATGAAATTAACTTCTACATCATTAATGCTACTAAGATTGCTGAAGAAATCGGGCTTGGAAACAGGACCAATACCATTACCCAGGCTTCTTTCTTCAAAATTTCCGGTGTGATTCCTTATGAAACAGCGCTTACTGAAATGAAGAATGCTGTTAAGAAATCTTTTGGCCGTAAGGGAGAAGAAATTGTCAAGATGAATATCGAAGCAATTGAAATGGGAGCTGAAGTAGAAAAGGTTGCCATCCCAGCCGAATGGAAAAATATTAAGGTAGCTGAAACGAAGGATACCAGGAATATTCCGGACTTCATAAAGAATGTGGTTGAACCTATCAATACAATGAAAGGTGACGACCTGCCTGTTAGCGCTTTCCTCGGACGTGAAGATGGTACTTTCCCTGCCGGAACTACCGCTTTCGAAAAACGAGGCATCGCTGTCAATGTACCTGAATGGGTTTCAGGTAACTGTATTCAGTGTAATCAATGCGCATTTGTTTGTCCTCACGCTGCTATTCGTCCATTCCTGCTTAATGAAGAGGAGTTGAAGGGATTCCCTGCAGATACCGCAACATTAAAAGCTATTCCAAAGACCTTCGACGGTTTACAGTTCCGTATCCAGGTTAGCCCATTGGATTGCACAGGTTGTGGAAATTGTGCTGATGTTTGTCCTGCCAAGGTTAAAGCATTAGTAATGAAGCCACTGGATTCCCAGAAACACGAAATCAGTAATTGGGAGTATGTAGCTTCAAATGTAACTTATAAGGATACCATTGCTCCTAAAGACCAGAATGTTAAAAATAGTCAGTTTGCCCAGCCTTTATTTGAGTTCTCCGGAGCTTGTGCCGGTTGTGGTGAAACTCCCTATATCAAATTAATCACCCAGCTTTATGGTGACAGGATGATGGTTGCAAATGCAACAGGTTGTTCTTCCATTTATGGTGGTTCAGCTCCTTCAACTCCTTATACTGTAAATGCGGATGGATGTGGTCCGGCCTGGGCTAACTCACTATTTGAAGATAATGCTGAGTACGGACTAGGTATGGCACTTGGTGTTGGTAAACTTCGTACCCGCATTGCTGAACGAATGAGTAAGATAATTGAAGGCGGCTATAATGAAGAATTGAAGAATGCTTGTCGTGAGTGGATTGAAAACATGGAGAATCCAACCGGTTCAAAAGAAGCCTCAGCAAAAGTTCTTCCTTTACTGGAGAAGGAAAATGATGATTTATGCAAAGAGATCAGTGCATTGAAACAGTATTTCATCAAGAAATCGGTATGGATGTTTGGCGGAGATGGTTGGGCCTATGATATTGGTTACGGTGGATTGGATCATGTGCTGGCATCAGGTGAAGATGTAAACGTGCTTGTTCTTGACACTGAAGTCTATTCAAATACAGGGGGTCAGGCTTCGAAATCAACTCCGGTAGGAGCTGTTGCGAAGTTTGCTGCTTCAGGCAAGAGAGTTCGTAAAAAAGACCTGGGAATGATGGCTATGAGCTATGGTTATGTTTATGTTGCCCAGGTTGCTATGGGAGCCAACCAAACCCAATTCCTTAAAGCTCTGCGTGAAGCCGAAGCTTACCCGGGACCTTCATTGATCATTGCTTATTCAACCTGTATCAATCATGGTTTGCATGCAGGTATGGATAAAGCTCAGGATCAGCAGGATAAAGCAGTTCAGGCCGGTTATTGGGCTAATTATCGCTTCAATCCTGCACTGGAAGCTGAAGGAAAGAACCCATTCCAGCTTGATTCAAAAGAACCTGACTTCACAAAGTTCCAGGAATTCCTCAAATCTGAAGTACGTTATACTTCACTCATGAAGTCATTCCCTGCTCAGGCTATAGAATTATTTGAAGCTGCTGAACAGAATGCAAAATGGAGGTATAATTCCTATAAACGACTGGCGGAACAGGATTTTTCGAAATAATGTTCGTTAGCTAATGTAAAAGCCGGGTCCTTGTTTGGATCCGGTTTTTTTTTGAACTTAAATAGAAAATAATCAAATATTATCCGGACGAAAGAGTTATCAGAATCTGGTTATATATTTACACAGACATTCACATATAAATGAATAGTTAAACAGATTTTAGATACAAATCCTATATTTACTTCATGGATTCGAACATATCAAACATTTTTATGTTTCAAGCAACTGATTACTAACTTATCAATACAACTATGAAAACCTTTCAGCGCATTACCCTTTTTAGTTTTTTTGTTTTTTCTGGTTTTTTGCTAACTGCTCAAACCAGCATGCCGGAGATTGTCTTTAAAGAAGATCCCCTGACCCATAATATGCATATTGCATCGGATGGCGAATTTCTTTTTACTTGCAATGGTGGAGTAGCTGATAAAGGGCAGGTATCTATTTTCCGTCTTAACGGGGAGAAAATCGGCTCCTATTCATTTCCCCTTGATATGCGCAGTATTATGTATAATCCTTCAGATAAGAAGCTTTACATAAGTACCTATGATAAGAAAATATACAGAATTAATGATGTGAAGATGGGTAGCTATGTGGAAGTGATGACCTTCGAAGACAGGGATGGCCAAAGCACTCCAGCCATTGATGCCAAAGGAAAGTACTTCTGTTTCTATGAAGATGGAGTGGTTTACATGTATGATATTAAGAAAGGAAAACTCAAGAAAAAAATCTCAGGCTTAAATCTTGCCCCCCATGCTCCTGATCAAAGTGTCGCCATAGCAATTGATAAAAAGCATATTTATCTCTGGAATTCTTATGAACAGCTAATTTTGGCTTTTGATTTGAAAGGCAAGTATATTAAGACATTTAAAGTGAACCAGGGAGACTATATGTTTTCTCTTTCAACGGCTAATGGAATGGTTTGGGTTTCAACCGATGGAAATTATGATGTAGGTACATGGTATGGTTATCGCTTTTGGTAGCATATTCTATTATAAAAAGATAAGAGGCTGTCTCAAAAATCCTGAGACAGCCTCTTCCATTTATAGCTTTTGACTACTATCGAATACTGATATCATAAGGCATCAGGGCTTGTACACCTTTTATCTGGCTCATATTTTTTAGGTATTCCAGGTAGTTATAGGCAGGACCCAGCTGCTGTTTCATTAGAACAGATGTGTTGTCGCCATTGAAGGCTTCCATGATCCTGGTGAATGGATCTTTCACAAACGGTAGTTCCATGGTCTTATAATCTTTCAGATTTGCCAGTGTTGCAGCGGCTTTTATTGCGTCATTCAGTCCACCGAATTCATCAATTAATCCAAGCCTTTTTGCATCGGTTCCACTCCATACTCTACCCTGACCGATACTGTCAACACCTGCAACATTCATTTTGCGGCCTTCAGCTACATGTGAAATAAAAGTCGAGTAGATATCTTCAATTTCCTTTGTAATGAACTTCTTTTCATCTTCAGACATGGGCCTGTTTAGTGGAATGTAATCAGCATATGTGTTAGTCTTTACCCCATCGAAGGTGATCCCAAGTTTATTGTTGAAAAACTTCTGGGTGTTTGGAATGATCCCAAAAACCCCGATTGAGCCCGTAAGGGTAGTAGGGCTGGCATATACTTTAGAAGCACCACAAGCGATATAGTATCCTCCGGAAGCAGCCAGGTCGCCCATTGATACTACGACTGGTTTCACCTTTTTTGATAAAGTTACTTCTCTCCAGATGACATCTGAAGCAAGGGCGCTTCCTCCGGGAGAATTCACTCTCAGGACAATAGCTTTCACTTTATCATCAAGCCTTGCCTTCCTGATTGCTTTAGAGATCCTCTCTGATCCAATGGAGCCTTCATCGCCTTCCCCAGAGATAATATTTCCGGCGGCATAGATCACAGCAATTTTGTTGGAGGATGAAGAGCCTTCACCTTCATTCATTGGACTATCAGCATATTTAGAAAATTTGAGCAGATTGAGATCTTTGATGGAAGCACTTCCAACCCGTCCTTTTAATTCTTCAAGTAGTTCATCCTTATACATAAGTTTGTCCACCAGTTTAAGCTGAACAGCATCCTGTGGACTCTGGCATAAAAACTTGTCGGCAATTGTATTTAGCTGGTCGGTTCCGATTTTGCGGCTCTCAGAAATCCCTTTTAGCATTTGGTTCCAGATGGCTGAAACATAGGTAAGTGTCTGCTCTTTGCTTGCATCACTCATCTTATCCAGCATAAAAGGCTCTACAGCGCTCTTGAATTTTCCATGACGAATGATTTGAGCTTCAATATCAAGCTTTTCAAGCATTCCCTTGAAGAAGACAACATCACCGGAGAGGCCTTTTAATTCTAAACTTCCTGCCGGATTCAGGTAAATTTTATCTGAAACACTAGCCAGGTAATATGATTTCTGAGTGTACATTTCAGCATAGCTGACAATGAATTTTCCTGATTTTTTAAATTCAATCAGCGCATTACGGATTTCTTCCACCGTAGCCATTCCCGTTGGAATGATGGAAAGGTCCAGGTATATACCTTTAATGTTTGAATCTTTGGATGCATTTTGCAGTGCTTCAAGAATGTCATTCAATCCCATTCCTTTTGTGCTGCTCATGGAATTGAAATCGAAAGATGCAAATGGGTTTTCAGGTGCCCTGTCAGATATCTCATTATCAAGTGCAAGCAGAAGAATCGTATTGTCTTTTACAACAACAGTTTCTTTCTTTGTAAACGAAATGGCTGAAGCAATAATGGCAAAAAAGAGCAAAAAGGCTACCAGGCTGGCCAAAATGAAACCTAGCATGGAAGCAAAAGTGAATTTAAAGAATTCTCTCATAGTGTATAGTTTTTAACTTAAGTAGACGTCATCATCAATACGAAGTTACAAAATCTGGTCGGTATGGTGAAAAAAGAATTTCGGCATTGTTGAAAACTTACACTTCAAAATTCAGCAAGCCACAATTGACATTTGGATTCAAATTGTACCTTTGGATTTTACGGTCGGGATGTCTAGAGTATTTCTATCCTTAGGGAGTAACAAGGGCGACAGGCTCGGTGCATTAGGCAGTGCATTGGGAAAATTGGAGGCACTGGTGGGCAGGGTGATTTCAGTTTCATCTGTTTATGAAACAGAACCGTGGGGGTTTATATCAGACCAGCAGTTTCTGAATATGGCAGTGGAGATAGAGTCAATCCTTGGCCCTGAGCAATTGCTCGAAGTTTTGCTGAGCATTGAAAAAGAGATGGGCAGGGTAAGGCTACAGGGAGGTTATGCCTCCCGATTGATTGATCTCGATATTCTCCTTTATGATGATCAGGTTATTGAAAGAGAATTCATTCAATTACCCCATCCAAGGCTGCATATCAGGAAGTTTGTACTGATCCCTTTGGCTGAAATTGCACCCGGGCACTTTCATCCTGTATTGAGAAAGACTATAAGTGAATTAATGCAGGAATGTGATGATCAAACACAGGTTACCTGCTTTATGGACCGAAGTCATCCTGAGTTTAAGTTTAAATATTGAAGAATTCAGGATTACAAAACAAATATCCTTATCTGTTTACAACACTTTGAATGAACACACCTTATAAATACATTGCTATTGAAGGGAATATTGGAGCAGGGAAGACTACCTTGTCCACACGGCTTGCAGAGCAATTTAATGCCAGGTTGATCCTGGAGCAGTTTGAAGATAATTCCTTCCTTCCCAAATTTTATGAGGACCCTGAACGGTATGCTTTTCCACTTGAATTATCTTTCCTGGCAGATAGATACCAACAATTGAAAAATACCTTGAATGTCCAGGATCTGTTTCATCCTTTTACGGTAGCGGATTACTTCATTCATAAGTCATTGATATTTGCCAGGAAAACCCTGAATGACCAGGAGTTTACACTGTATTCAAGGTTGTTTGCAATCATTGATAATGCGTTGCCAAAACCTGATCTGTTAGTTTACTTGTACCTGAATATCGGAAGGTTACAGGAGAATATAAGGAACAGGGGCAGGAGTTATGAGCAGAATATACAGGATGGTTACCTGCTGAAGATACAGGAAGGTTATTTTGATTATATACGACAGCAGCAAGGGATGAGGGTTTTACTGATTGATACCAATAATCTTGATTTTGTAGCGAGAAAGTCGGATTATGATCGCTTACTGGACTTGATTATGCAGGAGTATCCAATTGGTGTGCATCGCCTGGTTGCATAACTGATTAGGTTAACTGATTCTTCTTTTCTAAATTTGTAATCTAATTTTCAATACATTAAGTAATTAATTTTCAATTCAGTTTATGGAAGGCGTTTCGATTCTCACTTGGATAATGCTCATTGTGTTACTGATTATGGCTATAGCTATCTTTATGCTACTTGCCAGATTAAAAAAGCATGATGCTGATTTTCATCGCATTACTACAGAGAATGATAACCTCATTGATGAGCTGGAAAGAGTAAAAAATGAACTGCATTTTAATCGTGAAAAAGCCGGTGAATCAGACCGCCTGAAATCTGCTTTTCTATGTAATATGTCCCATGAAATCCGCACACCTCTTCATGCAATAATGGGATTTTGCGGATTGATTGCAAATACTGCTATTTCTGACACAGAAAAGGTTAAATATGCGAATGTCATTAATCGTAATGTTGATTCAATGTTAGAGTTGGTGAATGACATATTTGATATTGCCCAGGTTGAAGCGGGTATTACTCATGTTGAAGATGAACCTGTAAAAGTGAACGATTTGCTGGGTGCGGTTCAAACCTGGATCAACCTTGAAAAAGACAATGCAGGAAAGGAATATTTGCAGGTGAAAGTAATGAAGGGCAATAAGGACAATGACTTCTTTATCTATACCGATGGTTATAAGCTTCGCCGCACCTTGAATAACCTGGCAGCTAATGCATTAAAATACAGTACAGAAGGATTTATAGAAATTGGTTATAGATTCGGATCTGAAAATATGGTAGAATTTTTTGTGAAAGATGAAGGAATAGGTTTCTCAAAAGATAAACTGGATATCATTTTTCAACGTTTCCGCCAGTTGGATGAAAGCCAGACACGGCAATATGGTGGCCTGGGGTTAGGCTTAACAGTGGCTGATAAGTTTGTCGGACTTCTGGGAGGCACAATGTGGGCTGAAAGTGAACCCGGACAAGGTTCTACCTTTTGGTTTGCCATACCTTACCGTAAGCACCCATTCCCTGTAAACCAAACAGTTGCTTAATGTCTGGTGTTAATCGCTCAATAATAGCT is a window encoding:
- a CDS encoding sigma-70 family RNA polymerase sigma factor, which gives rise to MIHYSDEAIVEGLRLRSDYIISFVYREFFPLIKYLVNENTGSDEDAEDVFQDGLIIVYKKISENQLTLTSSFKTFLYSVCRNLWLQKLNKRKAIFDKLTDVEEYLDLPADILKEVSNEQVEMQRLVQLHFLSLHEDCQKVLRLFMKDVPLREIATIMGFKTEKYAKTRKYLCKEELKKRIANDPRCQKFFRYEE
- a CDS encoding dihydroorotate dehydrogenase-like protein, which translates into the protein MTDLSTTYLGLKLKNPIIAGASSMSSDIHQLKKLEEAGASAIVYKTLFEEQIHLESAQMDDAMGSFNEMNAEMISLHPKLQHAGAEVHLVNFRKAKENLSIPLIASLNCLEDETWVEYARLLEKAGADALELNFFYVPKDFETDGRGIEEHQVELMRLVKNKVTIPVSVKLSSFYSNPLHTISRFDKAGAAGVVIFNKLFEPEINTEEIKHIAPFNLSHEGDYRLSLRYSGLLYKQISASICANSGIYNGNDVVKMLLAGADCVQVVSTLYKHKAEYIATMLEDLTNWMSAKGFGKISEFKGKLSKSEVKDPFIYKRAQYIDLLLSSEQLLK
- the nifJ gene encoding pyruvate:ferredoxin (flavodoxin) oxidoreductase gives rise to the protein MTSKNKFLTCDGNYAAAHIAYMFSEVAAIYPITPSSTMAEYVDEWSANGKKNIFGETVRVVEMQSEGGASGAVHGSLQAGALTSTFTASQGLLLMIPNMYKMAGELLPGVFHVSARSLAAQALSIFGDHSDVYSARQTGFAMLATGSVQEIMDIAGVAHLASIRSRVPFVHFFDGFRTSHEIQKVEYPSTEDMAKLIDWKSLKAFRDRALNPEHPVTRGTAQNPDIYFQSREAANPFYMKVPDIVEEYMQEISKATGREYHPFTYYGAKDAENVIVAMGSITETIKEVIDHLNAKGEKLGLISVHLYRPFSPKYLFNVMPKGVKRICVLDRTKEPGATGDPLFLDIKEVFYESENRPMIIGGRYGLSSKDTTPAMIISVFNNLKMNEPKNHFTLGIVDDVTFTSLPQMPEIDLADKGTFQAKFYGIGSDGTVGANKNSIKIIGDSTDKYAQAYFAYDSKKSGGVTTSHLRFGDHPIRSPYLVNTPDFVACHVPAYLTRYDLLKGLKKGGTFLLNSIWDGEETKNRLPDHMKKYLAENEINFYIINATKIAEEIGLGNRTNTITQASFFKISGVIPYETALTEMKNAVKKSFGRKGEEIVKMNIEAIEMGAEVEKVAIPAEWKNIKVAETKDTRNIPDFIKNVVEPINTMKGDDLPVSAFLGREDGTFPAGTTAFEKRGIAVNVPEWVSGNCIQCNQCAFVCPHAAIRPFLLNEEELKGFPADTATLKAIPKTFDGLQFRIQVSPLDCTGCGNCADVCPAKVKALVMKPLDSQKHEISNWEYVASNVTYKDTIAPKDQNVKNSQFAQPLFEFSGACAGCGETPYIKLITQLYGDRMMVANATGCSSIYGGSAPSTPYTVNADGCGPAWANSLFEDNAEYGLGMALGVGKLRTRIAERMSKIIEGGYNEELKNACREWIENMENPTGSKEASAKVLPLLEKENDDLCKEISALKQYFIKKSVWMFGGDGWAYDIGYGGLDHVLASGEDVNVLVLDTEVYSNTGGQASKSTPVGAVAKFAASGKRVRKKDLGMMAMSYGYVYVAQVAMGANQTQFLKALREAEAYPGPSLIIAYSTCINHGLHAGMDKAQDQQDKAVQAGYWANYRFNPALEAEGKNPFQLDSKEPDFTKFQEFLKSEVRYTSLMKSFPAQAIELFEAAEQNAKWRYNSYKRLAEQDFSK
- the sppA gene encoding signal peptide peptidase SppA, with product MREFFKFTFASMLGFILASLVAFLLFFAIIASAISFTKKETVVVKDNTILLLALDNEISDRAPENPFASFDFNSMSSTKGMGLNDILEALQNASKDSNIKGIYLDLSIIPTGMATVEEIRNALIEFKKSGKFIVSYAEMYTQKSYYLASVSDKIYLNPAGSLELKGLSGDVVFFKGMLEKLDIEAQIIRHGKFKSAVEPFMLDKMSDASKEQTLTYVSAIWNQMLKGISESRKIGTDQLNTIADKFLCQSPQDAVQLKLVDKLMYKDELLEELKGRVGSASIKDLNLLKFSKYADSPMNEGEGSSSSNKIAVIYAAGNIISGEGDEGSIGSERISKAIRKARLDDKVKAIVLRVNSPGGSALASDVIWREVTLSKKVKPVVVSMGDLAASGGYYIACGASKVYASPTTLTGSIGVFGIIPNTQKFFNNKLGITFDGVKTNTYADYIPLNRPMSEDEKKFITKEIEDIYSTFISHVAEGRKMNVAGVDSIGQGRVWSGTDAKRLGLIDEFGGLNDAIKAAATLANLKDYKTMELPFVKDPFTRIMEAFNGDNTSVLMKQQLGPAYNYLEYLKNMSQIKGVQALMPYDISIR